In the genome of Chlamydia trachomatis A/HAR-13, one region contains:
- the rpmG gene encoding 50S ribosomal protein L33, protein MASKNREIIKLKSTESSEMYWTVKNKRKTSGRLELKKYDRKLRKHVIFKEAK, encoded by the coding sequence CAGCAAAAACCGCGAAATTATCAAATTGAAAAGTACCGAAAGTTCTGAAATGTATTGGACTGTTAAAAATAAAAGAAAAACAAGCGGTCGACTAGAACTTAAAAAGTATGATAGAAAGCTGCGTAAGCACGTTATCTTCAAAGAAGCTAAGTAG
- a CDS encoding ABC transporter permease yields the protein MKLELLLAFKYLIPKRKRLSSSIVSAFSMGIVALVVWLSVVFMSVIHGLQQRWVGDLASLHSSIRIEPSDKYYESYYYQIDSHAEASQYIYKTIGEKLLCEQTDPYDPDVDFLLPEAFPDPEFSDNGEMIDPVRTANERMLSLFSSRKGSFVEFEEGIGHVHMDRAFRGHKGEPRALSQYIAYSSDILYQQRVLPFEETDYSTEVLNRFNASSEGWLADFLVLQEKFRGMSVILPVVYRDQGYRVGDTASLSIFSVKKEGEVRFPLRVIGFYNPGVSPFGGKTIFIDKELAASIRSESEGLGMHNGWQVFLPSVQDIPVMKQSIQKIFKESEVSSYWEISSLYDYEFFKPILDQLQSDQVLFSIVSFIVLIVACSNIVTMSILLVNNKKKEIGILKAMGVSSSRLQLVFGLCGACSGLVGALLGSILAALTLKNLGVLTHWLSKLQGREAFNSSFFGEQLPQDFHLPTVICLSLGALVLAAISGAIPAQHVARMQVSDILKSE from the coding sequence ATGAAGTTAGAATTATTATTAGCCTTTAAGTATCTAATTCCAAAAAGAAAAAGACTCTCCTCTTCCATAGTTTCTGCTTTTTCTATGGGGATCGTTGCTCTTGTTGTTTGGCTGTCCGTGGTTTTCATGTCCGTGATCCACGGATTGCAGCAAAGATGGGTGGGAGACCTCGCTAGTTTACATTCCTCTATTAGGATCGAACCTTCAGATAAGTACTATGAGTCTTACTACTATCAAATAGACTCTCACGCAGAAGCTTCGCAATATATTTATAAAACTATAGGGGAGAAACTTCTCTGTGAACAGACGGATCCTTATGATCCGGATGTAGATTTTTTACTTCCAGAAGCTTTTCCGGATCCCGAGTTTTCGGATAACGGTGAGATGATAGATCCTGTTCGTACAGCCAATGAAAGAATGCTTTCCCTGTTTTCTTCTCGGAAAGGCTCTTTTGTTGAGTTTGAAGAAGGAATAGGACATGTGCACATGGATAGAGCTTTTCGGGGGCATAAAGGAGAACCTCGAGCCTTATCTCAGTATATCGCGTATTCATCAGACATCCTTTACCAACAGCGAGTGCTTCCTTTTGAGGAAACCGATTATTCGACCGAAGTGTTGAATCGTTTTAATGCTTCTTCTGAAGGCTGGTTGGCGGATTTTCTTGTCCTTCAAGAGAAATTCCGAGGTATGTCCGTCATTTTGCCTGTTGTATATCGCGACCAAGGGTATCGAGTTGGGGATACAGCGTCCTTGTCTATCTTCTCTGTAAAAAAAGAAGGTGAGGTCCGATTCCCTTTGCGAGTAATCGGATTCTATAATCCTGGTGTGTCTCCATTTGGAGGGAAGACCATTTTTATTGATAAGGAATTGGCTGCATCCATCCGCTCGGAATCCGAAGGGCTTGGTATGCATAACGGCTGGCAGGTATTTCTTCCTAGTGTTCAAGATATCCCTGTCATGAAACAGTCTATTCAGAAGATATTCAAGGAATCGGAAGTCTCTTCTTATTGGGAAATCTCTTCCTTATATGATTATGAGTTTTTTAAGCCTATCTTAGATCAGCTTCAAAGTGATCAAGTTTTGTTTTCAATCGTTTCTTTTATTGTATTGATTGTTGCCTGCTCTAATATTGTGACTATGTCTATCCTATTAGTGAATAATAAGAAGAAGGAAATCGGCATCCTGAAAGCAATGGGTGTTTCTTCTTCTCGGCTGCAATTGGTGTTTGGATTATGTGGAGCTTGTTCAGGACTAGTTGGAGCTCTATTGGGGTCGATTTTAGCTGCATTAACCCTAAAAAATTTAGGGGTTTTGACGCATTGGTTAAGCAAATTGCAAGGAAGAGAAGCTTTTAATTCATCCTTCTTTGGCGAACAACTCCCTCAAGATTTTCACCTTCCAACCGTAATTTGTTTGTCATTAGGAGCGCTTGTCTTAGCAGCTATTTCCGGAGCAATCCCAGCACAGCATGTTGCACGCATGCAGGTTTCTGACATTTTAAAATCTGAGTAG
- a CDS encoding ABC transporter ATP-binding protein, whose amino-acid sequence MVILVEAKHISKVIQQQDVCIPILRDVSFQLHAGEVVAITGASGSGKSSLLHLLGTLDQPSSGQILFFGKQVRREELPIFRNCRIGFIFQNFYLLEDDSVINNVLMPAQIARKDTGQKSKARERALALLESVGLVDRRDEKGSLLSGGEKQRVAIARALMNDPEIVLADEPSGNLDHRTADTIHELLLALAEKHRGVLIVTHDRELAEKCHREEILRDGTLMQRQ is encoded by the coding sequence ATGGTTATTCTTGTTGAGGCGAAACATATTTCGAAAGTGATCCAGCAACAAGATGTCTGTATTCCCATATTAAGAGATGTATCCTTTCAATTACACGCAGGGGAAGTAGTGGCTATTACAGGAGCTTCTGGTAGTGGCAAAAGTTCGCTCTTACATCTTTTAGGTACTCTAGACCAACCGAGTTCTGGGCAGATATTATTTTTTGGTAAACAGGTCCGTCGTGAAGAACTCCCTATTTTTCGAAACTGTAGGATAGGATTTATTTTCCAAAATTTTTATTTGTTAGAAGATGATTCAGTGATTAACAACGTTTTGATGCCTGCACAAATTGCAAGGAAGGATACTGGGCAGAAATCTAAAGCTCGAGAAAGAGCTCTTGCGTTACTAGAATCCGTAGGGCTGGTGGATCGGCGCGATGAAAAAGGGAGTCTCCTCTCTGGAGGAGAAAAACAAAGGGTAGCTATAGCGCGAGCTCTAATGAACGATCCGGAGATTGTATTAGCAGACGAACCTTCTGGAAATTTAGACCATCGGACTGCGGATACAATTCACGAACTGTTATTAGCTCTTGCAGAGAAGCATCGTGGGGTATTGATTGTGACTCATGATCGGGAACTAGCTGAAAAGTGCCACCGAGAAGAGATTCTCCGCGATGGCACCTTAATGCAGCGACAGTAG
- a CDS encoding MAC/perforin domain-containing protein, whose translation MTKPSFLYVIQPFSVFNPRLGRFSIDSDTYIEEENRLASFIESLPLEIFDIPSFMETAISNSPYILSWETTKDGALFTILEPKLSACAATCLVAPSIQMKSDAELLEEIKQALLRSSHDGVKYRITRESFSPEKKIPKVALVDDDIKLIRNVDFLGRAVDIVKLDPINILNTVSEENILDYSFTRETAQLSADGRFGIPPGTKLFPKPSFDVEISTSIFEETTSFTRSFSASVTFSVPDLAATMPLQSPPMVENGQKEICVIQKHLFPSYSPKLVDIVKRYKREAKILINKLAFGMLWRHRAKSQILTEGSVRLDLQGFTESKYNYQIQVGSHTIAAVLIDMDISKIQSKSEQAYAIRKIKSGFQRSLDDYHIYQIERKQTFSFSPKHRSLSSTSHSEDSDLDLSEAAAFSGSLTCEFVKKSTQHAKNTVTCSTAAHSLYTLKEDDSSNPSEKRLDSCFRNWIENKLSANSPDSWSAFIQKFGTHYIASATFGGIGFQVLKLSFEQVEDLHSKKISLETAAANSLLKGSVSSSTESGYSSYSSTSSSHTVFLGGTVLPSVHDERLDFKDWSESVHLEPVPIQVSLQPITNLLVPLHFPNIGAAELSNKRESLRQAIRVYLKEHKVDEQGERTTFTSGIDNPSSWFTLEAAHSPLVVSTPYIASWSTLPYLFPTLRERSSATPIVFYFCVDNNEHTSQKILNQSYCFLGSLPIRQKIFGSEFASFPYLSFYGNAKEAYFDNTYYPTRCGWIVEKLNTTQDQFLRDGDEVRLKHVSSGKYLATTPLKDTHGTLTCTTNCEDAIFIIKKSSGY comes from the coding sequence ATGACTAAGCCTTCTTTCTTATACGTTATTCAACCTTTTTCCGTATTTAATCCACGATTAGGACGTTTCTCTATAGACTCAGATACTTATATCGAAGAAGAAAACCGCCTAGCATCGTTCATTGAGAGTTTGCCACTGGAGATCTTCGATATACCTTCTTTCATGGAAACCGCGATTTCCAATAGCCCCTATATTTTATCTTGGGAGACAACTAAAGACGGCGCTCTGTTCACTATTCTTGAACCCAAACTCTCAGCTTGCGCAGCCACTTGCCTGGTAGCCCCTTCTATACAAATGAAATCCGATGCGGAGCTCCTAGAAGAAATTAAGCAAGCGTTATTACGCAGCTCTCATGACGGTGTGAAATATCGCATCACCAGAGAATCCTTCTCTCCAGAAAAGAAAATTCCTAAGGTTGCTCTAGTCGATGACGATATTAAATTGATTCGCAATGTCGACTTTTTGGGTAGAGCTGTTGACATTGTCAAATTAGACCCCATTAATATTCTGAATACCGTAAGCGAAGAGAATATTCTAGATTACTCTTTTACAAGAGAAACGGCTCAGCTGAGCGCGGATGGTCGTTTTGGTATTCCTCCAGGGACTAAGCTATTCCCTAAACCTTCTTTTGATGTAGAAATCAGTACCTCCATTTTCGAAGAAACAACTTCATTTACTCGAAGTTTTTCTGCATCGGTTACTTTTAGTGTACCAGACCTCGCGGCGACTATGCCTCTTCAAAGCCCTCCCATGGTAGAAAATGGTCAAAAAGAAATTTGTGTTATTCAAAAACACTTATTCCCAAGCTACTCTCCTAAACTAGTCGATATTGTTAAACGATACAAAAGAGAGGCTAAGATCTTGATTAACAAGCTTGCCTTTGGAATGTTATGGCGACATCGGGCTAAAAGCCAAATCCTCACCGAGGGAAGCGTCCGTCTAGACTTACAAGGATTCACAGAATCGAAGTACAATTACCAGATTCAAGTAGGATCCCATACGATTGCAGCTGTATTAATCGATATGGATATTTCCAAGATTCAATCCAAATCAGAACAAGCTTATGCAATTAGGAAAATCAAATCAGGCTTTCAACGCAGCTTGGATGACTATCATATTTATCAAATTGAAAGAAAACAAACCTTTTCTTTTTCTCCGAAGCATCGTAGCCTCTCATCCACATCCCATTCCGAAGATTCTGATTTGGATCTTTCTGAAGCAGCCGCCTTTTCAGGAAGTCTTACCTGCGAGTTTGTAAAAAAAAGCACTCAACATGCCAAGAATACCGTCACATGTTCCACAGCCGCTCATTCCCTATACACACTCAAAGAAGATGACAGCTCGAACCCCTCTGAAAAACGATTAGATAGTTGTTTCCGCAATTGGATTGAAAACAAACTAAGCGCCAATTCTCCAGATTCCTGGTCAGCGTTTATTCAAAAATTCGGAACACACTATATTGCATCAGCAACTTTTGGAGGGATAGGTTTCCAAGTGCTCAAACTATCTTTTGAACAGGTGGAGGATCTACATAGCAAAAAGATCTCCTTAGAAACCGCAGCAGCCAACTCTCTATTAAAAGGTTCTGTATCCAGCAGCACAGAATCTGGATACTCCAGCTATAGCTCCACGTCTTCTTCTCATACGGTATTTTTAGGAGGAACGGTCTTACCTTCGGTTCATGATGAACGTTTAGACTTTAAAGATTGGTCGGAAAGTGTGCACCTGGAACCTGTTCCTATCCAGGTTTCTTTACAACCTATAACGAATTTACTAGTTCCTCTCCATTTTCCTAATATCGGTGCTGCAGAGCTCTCTAATAAACGAGAATCTCTTCGACAAGCGATTCGAGTCTATCTCAAAGAACATAAAGTAGATGAGCAAGGAGAACGTACTACATTTACATCAGGAATCGATAATCCTTCTTCCTGGTTTACCTTAGAAGCTGCCCACTCTCCTCTTGTAGTCAGTACTCCTTACATTGCTTCGTGGTCTACACTTCCTTATTTGTTCCCAACATTAAGAGAACGTTCTTCGGCAACCCCTATCGTTTTCTATTTTTGTGTAGATAATAATGAACATACTTCGCAAAAAATATTAAACCAATCGTATTGCTTCCTCGGGTCCTTGCCTATTCGACAAAAAATTTTTGGTAGCGAATTTGCTAGTTTCCCCTATCTATCTTTCTATGGAAATGCAAAAGAGGCGTACTTTGATAACACGTACTACCCAACGCGTTGTGGGTGGATTGTTGAAAAGTTAAATACTACACAAGATCAATTCCTCCGGGATGGAGACGAGGTGCGACTAAAACATGTTTCCAGCGGAAAGTATCTAGCAACAACTCCTCTTAAGGATACCCATGGTACACTCACGTGTACAACGAACTGTGAAGATGCTATCTTTATTATTAAAAAATCTTCAGGTTATTGA
- a CDS encoding phospholipase D-like domain-containing protein: MGSRSSRHSERARHHESRSHRHSSSSRHHVTRSQSSALPQLQERPVPHPLAERELITFHSVHQQQNNNPLRMICDTIRQAQRGIFMRIYAISSDDIIQSLIQTSHHVPVEVKYHCGESLPVACQNSRVVLRPTNGRTLQHKKTMLADFQTVVTGSANYTDLSLNHDVNVTACIESSELHDAVFSERPQLVHVGSQLLNYIPIQRLIPNAASKMILNAINQATDSIFVLMYIFLSPEFFLALAQAMRRGVRVKVIIDNHSKQDTCKLLSKLGIQLPLYERKTEGVLHTKICCINNKTLIFGSANWSGAGMIKNFEDLFILRPITETQLQAFMDVWSLLETNSSYLSPESVLTAPTPSSRPTQQDTDSDDEQPSTSQQAIRMRK, encoded by the coding sequence ATAGGTTCTCGCTCTAGCAGACACTCTGAACGTGCCCGTCATCACGAATCTCGCTCACATCGGCATTCCTCATCATCAAGACATCATGTTACGCGATCTCAATCAAGCGCACTCCCTCAATTACAAGAGCGTCCTGTGCCTCATCCACTTGCAGAAAGAGAGTTGATTACATTCCATTCCGTACATCAGCAGCAGAATAATAATCCTCTAAGAATGATTTGCGATACCATTCGCCAAGCTCAAAGAGGGATATTTATGCGCATTTACGCCATATCATCTGATGACATTATCCAATCTCTAATTCAGACTTCGCACCATGTTCCTGTAGAAGTCAAATACCATTGCGGAGAAAGCTTACCTGTAGCATGTCAAAACTCGAGAGTCGTCTTGCGTCCGACTAACGGAAGAACCCTCCAACATAAAAAAACTATGTTGGCTGATTTCCAAACAGTAGTTACAGGATCAGCCAACTACACGGACTTGTCTCTCAATCACGATGTCAACGTGACGGCATGTATAGAAAGTTCAGAATTACATGACGCAGTCTTTTCTGAAAGACCCCAACTGGTTCATGTCGGATCTCAGCTGCTCAATTACATTCCTATCCAGCGTTTGATTCCTAATGCAGCATCAAAAATGATTTTGAATGCAATTAACCAAGCAACGGACAGTATTTTTGTCTTGATGTATATCTTCTTAAGCCCAGAATTCTTCTTAGCTCTTGCCCAAGCTATGCGAAGAGGAGTTCGAGTAAAAGTAATCATCGACAACCATTCCAAACAAGATACATGCAAACTACTGAGCAAGTTGGGTATCCAACTTCCTCTTTACGAAAGAAAAACGGAAGGCGTTCTCCATACCAAGATTTGTTGCATCAACAATAAAACTCTAATCTTTGGCTCTGCTAACTGGAGCGGTGCTGGTATGATTAAAAACTTTGAAGACCTATTCATCCTTCGCCCAATTACAGAGACACAGCTTCAGGCCTTTATGGACGTCTGGTCTCTTCTAGAAACAAATAGCTCCTATCTGTCCCCAGAGAGCGTGCTTACGGCTCCTACTCCTTCAAGTAGACCTACTCAACAAGATACAGATTCTGATGACGAACAACCGAGTACCAGCCAGCAAGCTATCCGTATGAGAAAATAG
- a CDS encoding phospholipase D-like domain-containing protein: MLAGSKRKHKTPEDTSSSSSKRARSSSSQVVPRLLQHHELIQLYSAHQQRNNEPVKMICETILQAKRSVLLKVFNIGSPRILAALAEASNRAPVSVHYQMGPFSKHCTEGNVQFRPRRGCSLLHRKTLLIDNNIVVTGTANYTEASLEKDVNLTAKIFSEHLYRWAFRHDRGEVRVGSQQVSYYSLSQIRRDLCVKAILEANGIVLRERTCEGILHTKVCCINSSTLIIGSVNWSRGGLTLNLEEFLIINPLTETQLECYNEIWAYIETNSRLMTKELIQLHEKRKKSITDPKQTSSSTQDEENASTSAEQQ, encoded by the coding sequence ATGCTCGCCGGCTCCAAGAGAAAACACAAGACTCCCGAAGACACTTCTTCTTCCTCCTCTAAACGAGCCCGATCTTCTTCGAGCCAAGTCGTACCTAGACTCTTACAGCATCACGAACTGATCCAACTCTACTCTGCTCATCAGCAAAGAAATAACGAACCTGTGAAAATGATTTGTGAAACAATTCTACAAGCTAAGCGCAGCGTTCTATTAAAAGTATTTAATATCGGATCCCCCAGAATTCTTGCAGCCTTAGCTGAGGCTTCTAATAGAGCGCCTGTCTCCGTACACTATCAAATGGGGCCTTTTTCAAAACACTGTACTGAAGGAAATGTGCAGTTTAGACCTCGAAGAGGGTGTTCTCTTTTACATAGAAAAACCCTTCTTATAGACAATAATATTGTCGTTACGGGAACAGCAAACTATACAGAGGCCTCTCTTGAAAAAGATGTGAACTTAACGGCTAAAATATTTAGTGAACACCTATATCGCTGGGCTTTCCGACACGATCGAGGAGAGGTGCGAGTAGGCTCGCAACAAGTATCCTACTATTCGCTAAGTCAAATACGAAGAGACTTGTGCGTCAAAGCTATCCTCGAGGCTAACGGCATTGTCCTACGAGAACGTACATGCGAAGGCATTCTGCATACCAAAGTCTGCTGTATTAATAGCTCGACACTCATTATAGGATCCGTCAACTGGAGTAGAGGAGGTCTTACATTAAATCTGGAAGAGTTCTTGATTATCAATCCGCTTACAGAGACACAACTCGAATGCTATAACGAGATTTGGGCATATATAGAAACAAACAGTAGATTGATGACTAAAGAGCTGATTCAGTTACATGAGAAGAGAAAAAAATCCATAACAGACCCTAAGCAAACCTCTTCTTCTACTCAAGACGAAGAGAATGCTTCCACATCAGCAGAACAGCAGTAA
- a CDS encoding phospholipase D-like domain-containing protein, translating to MSVQGSSSLKYSDLFKPPEPTSSTDSSKEPPKESEWKVVSHSRGRRRARSTPPHTSQNTPSPKDSSLVARTDKAATDIFNSAKHKAIETTKRSDQQSKSLPILHLLAADPEPIVFHSAHQTNHNDPQRMLCDAILQANRIITMRIFNIGSPEIIRALIQAVRRNIPVVVSAWNFPNLSNWDRKSELCVELRGNPQICLHKKTTLIDNQLTIIGTANYTKSSFFKDINLTALIQNPALYSLILRGTQGSVSIGSQTISYYPLPFPQSNTKTLPIIQEIQKAQRTIKIAMSIFSHPEIFLALEQAHLRGVTITIVINKKESAHTLDILHRISALLLLKSVTTVDSLHAKICLIDDQTLIFGSPNWTYHGMHKNLEDLLIVTPLTPKQIYSIQEIWAFLLKNSSPV from the coding sequence ATGAGTGTACAAGGCTCTTCTTCTTTAAAATACAGCGATCTTTTTAAACCTCCGGAACCCACTTCTTCCACAGATTCTTCTAAAGAACCTCCTAAAGAATCTGAATGGAAAGTAGTCTCTCATTCTCGAGGACGCCGTCGCGCTCGATCCACCCCCCCTCACACATCTCAAAATACTCCTTCTCCAAAAGACTCTTCTTTAGTTGCTCGTACGGATAAAGCGGCAACAGATATCTTTAATTCGGCTAAACACAAAGCGATTGAAACGACAAAAAGAAGTGATCAGCAAAGCAAATCCTTACCTATACTGCACCTTTTAGCTGCAGATCCGGAACCCATTGTGTTCCACTCAGCTCACCAAACAAACCACAACGATCCGCAAAGAATGCTATGCGATGCCATCCTACAGGCTAACCGAATAATCACGATGAGAATTTTTAATATTGGTTCTCCTGAAATTATTCGGGCATTAATTCAAGCCGTTCGTCGCAACATTCCGGTTGTTGTTTCAGCATGGAATTTTCCTAATCTATCCAATTGGGATCGGAAATCTGAACTCTGTGTGGAATTGAGAGGCAATCCTCAAATTTGCTTACATAAGAAAACGACACTGATTGACAATCAGCTAACAATTATAGGAACGGCTAACTACACTAAATCTTCTTTCTTTAAAGACATCAACCTAACAGCTCTTATTCAAAACCCGGCGCTATATTCTTTAATTTTGAGGGGTACTCAAGGCTCAGTTTCTATCGGCTCGCAAACCATTTCCTATTACCCACTTCCCTTTCCTCAATCCAATACTAAGACCTTGCCTATCATCCAAGAGATTCAAAAAGCTCAGAGAACTATAAAAATTGCTATGAGTATCTTCTCTCATCCCGAGATCTTTTTAGCCTTAGAACAAGCACACTTACGAGGAGTGACCATTACTATCGTAATCAATAAAAAAGAGAGCGCCCATACACTAGACATATTACACAGAATCTCAGCTCTACTACTGTTAAAATCTGTTACAACAGTAGATTCTTTGCATGCAAAAATCTGTTTAATCGATGATCAAACTCTGATTTTTGGCTCACCAAACTGGACTTACCATGGGATGCATAAAAATCTTGAAGACTTGCTCATAGTGACTCCACTCACACCCAAACAAATCTATTCAATTCAAGAAATATGGGCCTTTTTATTAAAAAATAGTTCTCCTGTTTAA
- a CDS encoding phospholipase D-like domain-containing protein, producing the protein MITGSANFSDAAFSRDINLVAIIRNPSLGQLVVSQQSGWITGGSQQIEYCSLYCHNHQGVDKVVKAVQSAVKTIRVAMLVLSHEEVLHALHQTAQRGVEVTVLVNPHNKAIPFYALQDLNSKVKLRDVVVEENALLHCKVGLIDTNLLITGSANWTVRGLQYNIEDLIFIYQPTPSQLSAFFNFWEQAMSLSREVTAKKIKKSARAQHKYDDE; encoded by the coding sequence GTGATTACAGGCTCCGCGAATTTCTCTGACGCCGCATTCTCTCGTGACATCAACCTAGTTGCTATCATCCGCAATCCATCTCTTGGCCAATTGGTAGTCTCCCAACAATCTGGCTGGATTACCGGTGGCTCGCAGCAAATAGAATACTGTAGTCTATACTGCCACAATCATCAAGGAGTTGATAAAGTTGTTAAAGCGGTACAATCTGCAGTAAAAACCATCCGCGTTGCTATGCTTGTTCTCTCTCACGAAGAGGTCCTTCACGCTCTTCATCAAACGGCGCAGAGAGGGGTTGAAGTAACGGTGCTTGTCAACCCTCACAATAAAGCCATTCCATTCTATGCCTTGCAAGATCTCAACTCAAAAGTCAAACTTCGTGACGTGGTAGTGGAAGAGAATGCACTCCTCCATTGCAAAGTCGGTTTAATCGATACCAACCTCCTTATCACAGGTTCTGCGAACTGGACTGTCCGAGGTCTTCAATACAATATAGAAGACCTTATCTTCATCTATCAACCGACACCTAGCCAGCTTTCTGCCTTCTTTAATTTTTGGGAACAAGCTATGTCCCTAAGCCGCGAAGTCACAGCTAAAAAAATAAAAAAGTCAGCTCGTGCACAACATAAATACGACGATGAATAA
- a CDS encoding DUF3491 domain-containing protein, protein MQYKVYTEIVYLSNKIIWRDAVMDPTSRYYTPPLVEQGKSSTVVAGNTPLTVIALRLLDEDSPARVNQTIAYKDYKINLVGGKGGLTVPNRRWGNL, encoded by the coding sequence ATGCAGTATAAGGTATATACAGAGATTGTATATCTCTCTAATAAGATTATATGGCGAGATGCGGTCATGGATCCGACTTCCCGCTATTACACTCCTCCCTTAGTTGAGCAAGGCAAGAGTTCAACTGTTGTAGCAGGGAATACTCCTTTAACAGTGATAGCTCTCCGTTTGTTAGATGAAGACTCTCCTGCTAGAGTTAATCAGACGATTGCTTACAAAGATTATAAGATTAACTTGGTAGGAGGGAAAGGAGGATTAACAGTTCCAAATAGGCGGTGGGGGAATCTATAA
- a CDS encoding cytoadherence factor, with translation MKKSIRRGSLIQLPARSIQVSLITTQTGYFARQNRRGGFQVFYSIYGLEGKVQPHQAPGDMLCDITEDVVLTVKDMDESDYQQKRIYVVLDLATEEERRLRADKNVILIPRGENSKKRK, from the coding sequence GTGAAAAAGTCTATAAGAAGAGGATCTCTCATTCAGCTCCCTGCACGAAGCATTCAGGTGTCGTTGATTACAACGCAAACAGGATACTTTGCTCGGCAGAACAGACGAGGAGGGTTCCAAGTCTTCTATAGTATTTACGGATTAGAAGGGAAAGTGCAACCACACCAAGCTCCTGGAGATATGCTATGCGACATTACTGAAGACGTAGTGTTAACGGTCAAAGATATGGATGAAAGCGACTACCAACAGAAACGAATTTATGTGGTTTTAGATTTAGCGACGGAAGAAGAGCGTAGGTTGCGAGCAGATAAGAACGTGATCCTTATTCCTAGAGGGGAGAATTCTAAGAAAAGAAAATAA
- the trpR gene encoding trp operon repressor, with protein sequence MKNQEESGWQAFLTLCSKMQKEKFLQDLFSLFLSFSERKDVASRYHIIRALLEGELTQREIAEKYGVSIAQITRGSNALKGLDPQFKEFLQKEI encoded by the coding sequence ATGAAAAATCAAGAGGAGTCTGGCTGGCAAGCTTTTCTGACATTATGCTCTAAAATGCAAAAAGAAAAGTTTTTACAAGACCTTTTTTCGCTGTTTTTGTCTTTTAGCGAACGTAAAGATGTCGCTTCTCGCTATCATATCATTCGAGCTCTTTTAGAAGGGGAGCTCACTCAAAGAGAGATAGCAGAGAAATACGGAGTCAGTATCGCACAAATTACCAGAGGATCTAATGCCCTTAAAGGATTAGATCCTCAATTTAAAGAGTTTTTACAAAAAGAGATCTGA